A region from the Geobacter benzoatilyticus genome encodes:
- the dcm gene encoding DNA (cytosine-5-)-methyltransferase yields the protein MEHEPIWFVQKAVDTLGLDKVADHLGKNQRTIRRWIAGESKASKSDLMVLEQLYLQFSKSPPRNNDFTFIDLFAGIGGLRMGFEDNGGHCTFTCEWDEYAQKTYRANFDVEHELAGDINDIIGDIRKHIPETPDVLLAGFPCQPFSIAGVSKKNALGRPHGFACKEQGNLFFHIASILEELRPPAFLLENVKNLERHDKGKTFRVIMNTLKNELGYKVYPLVIDAKGFVPQHRERIFLVGFDGETGFSWENFRHPGPDAKKLKDILLPAGEVEDKYTLTNNLWQYLQNYAAKHKAAGNGFGFGLVGKDDTARTLSARYYKDGSEILIDQGKGKNPRRLTPRECARLMGFDSPDNEFVIPVSDTRAYKQFGNAVVVPVIREIARIMKTHILELKKRRDPACTEQYSAQQETRITVNM from the coding sequence ATGGAGCATGAGCCTATTTGGTTTGTTCAGAAGGCAGTGGATACGCTTGGACTTGATAAGGTAGCAGACCACCTTGGAAAGAATCAGCGTACCATTCGACGCTGGATCGCAGGAGAATCAAAAGCATCAAAAAGCGATTTGATGGTGCTGGAGCAGCTTTATCTTCAGTTCTCTAAATCCCCTCCCAGAAATAACGATTTCACTTTCATCGATTTGTTTGCCGGTATTGGCGGTCTGAGAATGGGCTTCGAAGATAACGGCGGCCACTGCACCTTTACGTGCGAATGGGACGAATACGCCCAGAAAACCTATCGAGCCAACTTTGATGTCGAGCATGAACTGGCCGGTGACATTAACGACATAATCGGTGATATCCGAAAGCACATTCCGGAAACGCCCGATGTCCTGCTGGCCGGATTCCCCTGTCAGCCCTTTTCAATTGCCGGAGTGAGCAAAAAGAACGCTCTTGGCCGACCCCATGGTTTTGCATGCAAGGAACAGGGTAACCTGTTTTTTCATATCGCTTCCATCCTAGAAGAACTCCGCCCCCCGGCGTTTCTTCTTGAGAACGTGAAAAATCTAGAGCGGCACGACAAGGGGAAAACTTTCCGGGTAATCATGAATACATTGAAAAACGAACTTGGCTACAAGGTTTATCCGTTGGTGATTGATGCCAAAGGTTTTGTACCGCAGCACCGGGAGCGGATTTTCCTTGTTGGCTTTGATGGCGAAACCGGTTTTAGCTGGGAGAATTTCCGGCATCCCGGACCTGACGCAAAGAAACTGAAGGACATTCTGTTGCCGGCAGGTGAAGTAGAAGATAAATACACTCTGACCAATAACCTCTGGCAATACTTACAAAACTATGCAGCAAAGCACAAAGCTGCCGGAAATGGTTTTGGCTTCGGGTTGGTAGGGAAAGACGACACAGCTCGTACCTTGTCAGCCCGCTATTACAAGGACGGCAGCGAGATTCTTATTGATCAGGGCAAGGGTAAAAATCCACGTCGTCTGACACCTCGCGAGTGTGCGAGACTGATGGGGTTCGATAGTCCCGATAATGAGTTCGTAATACCCGTTTCAGATACCAGAGCATATAAGCAGTTTGGCAATGCTGTAGTAGTTCCGGTTATAAGAGAAATAGCAAGAATCATGAAAACGCACATTCTGGAGCTGAAGAAAAGGAGGGATCCCGCA
- a CDS encoding DUF456 domain-containing protein, producing the protein MPDYSIILWILCAICTVTGLSGLLLPLIPGAPVLFLGLLFGAWADNFHYVGVWTLMVLVVMTGLTYLVEFAASILGVKKFGGSRRAMAGAAIGGIVGLFLGIPGILLGPLFGAVIGELSLQRSLDEASRAGFGTVVGLAIGVAGKLAIGIAMVGLFLLVRFL; encoded by the coding sequence ATGCCTGACTACTCGATAATTCTCTGGATTCTCTGTGCCATCTGCACCGTCACCGGCCTGTCGGGGCTTCTGCTTCCCCTGATTCCTGGTGCCCCTGTCTTGTTTCTGGGACTGTTGTTCGGGGCCTGGGCTGATAACTTCCACTATGTCGGCGTCTGGACCCTGATGGTTCTAGTCGTTATGACCGGTTTGACATACCTGGTCGAGTTTGCTGCCTCCATCCTGGGAGTCAAGAAGTTTGGCGGCTCACGGCGAGCCATGGCAGGTGCCGCCATCGGCGGAATTGTTGGCCTGTTCCTCGGAATACCAGGGATACTTCTCGGCCCGCTCTTTGGAGCGGTCATAGGCGAACTGTCGCTGCAGCGGAGTCTGGATGAGGCAAGCCGTGCGGGTTTCGGAACAGTTGTTGGCCTCGCCATCGGTGTTGCCGGTAAGCTGGCGATCGGTATTGCCATGGTTGGGCTCTTTTTGCTGGTTCGCTTCCTGTAA
- a CDS encoding (deoxy)nucleoside triphosphate pyrophosphohydrolase codes for MNHLHVTCAIIERDGLVLAARRSAAMSLPLKWEFPGGKIDPGESPEECLRRELVEEMGIHVSVGKSFPPSTHHYPTFTVTLHPFVCSIQSGEIVLHEHAAVTWLPLEELHTLDWAEADVPVIEYYQRGCRRRRGSG; via the coding sequence TTGAATCATCTCCATGTCACTTGCGCCATCATCGAACGTGACGGCCTCGTCCTCGCCGCCCGGCGGAGCGCCGCCATGAGCCTACCGCTCAAATGGGAGTTTCCCGGCGGCAAGATCGATCCCGGTGAATCGCCCGAAGAATGCCTCCGGCGGGAGCTGGTGGAAGAGATGGGCATCCACGTTTCCGTCGGAAAAAGCTTCCCCCCCAGCACCCACCATTATCCAACCTTCACTGTCACGCTCCATCCATTTGTCTGCTCCATCCAATCCGGTGAAATCGTCCTCCACGAACACGCTGCCGTAACCTGGCTCCCGCTGGAAGAACTGCACACCCTTGACTGGGCAGAGGCTGATGTGCCGGTGATTGAATATTATCAGCGGGGATGCCGGAGGAGAAGGGGGAGTGGCTGA
- a CDS encoding sigma-54 interaction domain-containing protein, producing MDFKTVSAGNAVYREILTSMGEGIIFADHTNRIIFVNAAAEQLRGIKASNFLGRDLLAIHSPPARERISAVLTSLRDGTIQFHTRPLEAKGRIFANSYYPIRNETGRFIGTVMISRDITEKEHLKEENSVLRDQLMNEHTCGEMIGRSPVMQPVFQIIRATASLDSTILISGESGTGKELVARALHQKSRRSASPLVKVNCAALPESLLESELFGFEKGAFTGAVRERKGKFEQAGRGTLFLDEIGEMPLSAQAKLLRVLQEKTVERVGGNREIRVDVRIIAATNRDLRQDVAAGRFREDLFYRLNVIPINLPPLRERHEDILPLATIFLSRFSQEMERPPLSLSREAKQVLLNHPYPGNVRELKNAMERAAALCHGSELTIDDLPPEFSMPHQNQQPGVLSPAPGQPSVLAEQIDQWETVLIEQALKSSGNRRGEAARLLGISRKTLWKKLKQQAAC from the coding sequence ATGGACTTTAAGACTGTCTCGGCTGGAAACGCTGTCTACAGAGAAATCCTGACCAGCATGGGCGAAGGGATTATTTTTGCCGATCACACCAACCGCATCATCTTCGTCAATGCTGCAGCCGAACAGCTCAGAGGGATCAAGGCCAGTAATTTCCTTGGCCGCGACCTCCTGGCGATCCACTCGCCGCCTGCCCGTGAACGGATCAGCGCCGTACTGACCAGTCTCCGTGATGGAACCATCCAGTTCCATACCCGTCCCCTGGAGGCAAAGGGCCGCATCTTCGCCAACAGCTATTACCCGATCAGGAACGAGACCGGAAGGTTCATCGGCACTGTCATGATCAGCCGGGACATCACCGAAAAGGAACATCTCAAGGAAGAAAACTCCGTCCTGCGGGACCAGTTAATGAACGAGCATACCTGTGGCGAGATGATTGGCCGCAGTCCGGTCATGCAACCGGTATTTCAGATTATTCGCGCGACAGCCTCTCTGGATTCCACAATCCTCATCAGTGGCGAAAGCGGCACCGGCAAAGAGTTGGTAGCGCGGGCACTGCATCAGAAAAGCCGACGAAGTGCCTCCCCTCTGGTCAAGGTCAACTGTGCCGCGCTCCCGGAAAGTCTGCTGGAATCGGAACTGTTCGGTTTTGAGAAAGGTGCTTTTACCGGTGCTGTCCGGGAGCGGAAGGGCAAGTTCGAGCAGGCCGGTCGTGGCACCCTTTTCCTTGACGAGATTGGCGAGATGCCCCTTTCCGCCCAGGCCAAGCTGCTGCGTGTACTCCAGGAGAAAACGGTGGAACGGGTGGGCGGCAACCGGGAAATCAGGGTGGATGTCCGGATAATCGCCGCAACCAACCGTGACCTGCGCCAGGATGTGGCCGCAGGGCGGTTCAGGGAAGATCTTTTCTACCGTCTCAATGTGATTCCAATCAACCTCCCGCCACTACGGGAGCGCCATGAAGACATCCTGCCGTTGGCAACCATCTTTCTTTCGCGATTCAGTCAGGAAATGGAGCGCCCTCCCCTGAGCCTTTCCCGGGAGGCGAAACAGGTTCTGCTCAACCATCCGTACCCCGGCAACGTCAGAGAGCTGAAAAATGCCATGGAGCGTGCCGCAGCCCTCTGCCATGGTTCCGAACTCACCATAGATGATCTGCCCCCTGAATTTTCCATGCCTCACCAGAATCAGCAGCCAGGGGTTCTCAGCCCGGCCCCCGGACAACCATCCGTGCTTGCAGAACAAATTGACCAGTGGGAGACCGTACTGATCGAACAGGCGCTGAAATCATCCGGCAATCGTCGCGGAGAAGCCGCCCGGCTGCTGGGAATCTCCCGCAAGACCCTCTGGAAAAAACTGAAGCAGCAAGCCGCTTGCTGA
- the nrfH gene encoding cytochrome c nitrite reductase small subunit, producing the protein MKLLAKRRSIMALLIFGCIGIVLTVFLLVGPPQLLARSESPAFCASCHAMEEQHTAWNHAGAHRRIRCVDCHLPNGNHLEHYVWKSIDGMKDVIVFNSGRVPERIALSSHGAKVVQANCIRCHEQAVSLMDTTRQCWACHRQLRHRQTGIVGTRP; encoded by the coding sequence ATGAAGCTTCTTGCAAAACGACGCTCCATCATGGCGCTGCTGATCTTTGGCTGCATCGGGATAGTTCTTACGGTGTTCCTGCTGGTAGGCCCGCCGCAGCTTCTGGCCAGGTCGGAATCGCCGGCATTTTGTGCAAGTTGCCACGCCATGGAAGAGCAACACACCGCCTGGAACCATGCCGGCGCCCACCGCCGCATCCGGTGCGTCGACTGCCATCTCCCCAACGGCAATCACCTGGAGCACTACGTCTGGAAATCAATCGACGGCATGAAGGACGTGATTGTTTTCAACAGCGGCAGGGTGCCGGAACGCATCGCCCTGTCCAGTCACGGGGCGAAAGTGGTGCAGGCAAATTGTATCCGCTGTCATGAACAAGCCGTTTCCCTGATGGATACCACCCGGCAGTGCTGGGCCTGCCACCGGCAGTTGCGCCACCGGCAGACCGGCATCGTCGGAACCAGACCATAA
- a CDS encoding ammonia-forming cytochrome c nitrite reductase subunit c552: protein MKMHKVGVALSMAALIGVAFGCAPNKAEPVRTASIPDGTVDPAQWGKVYPEEYELWKKTGEPTPAGKSKYKKGNDGERIDKLDEYPFLALLYNGWGMGIEYSEPRGHQNMILDQLDVEPARYKAGGSCLTCKTPYAPALQQKMGKDYFSKPYKEVLAQIPKEHQTLGVACIDCHNNQDMTLKISRGFTLGKALDLIGADQSKLTQQEKRTLVCAQCHVTYSIPKDAEMHSTDVFFPWKGSKMGGITIENIIKQLRSNPPSGEWTQSVTGFKLAFIRHPEFELFSNNSVHWQAGVACSDCHMPYTKVGSKKVSDHRIMSPLKNDLKACQQCHTETPEWLRNQVFAIQDRTMSQFIRTGYATATVAKLFEMANKAQAGGKQIDKELYAQARDQYEEAFYRVVFISAENSIGFHNPTEALRILGDAAIRAGKAEALLRQALAKAGVNVPVKIDLELAKYVNNRGSKKLMFKPQHEIKDPLAGK from the coding sequence ATGAAGATGCACAAGGTAGGTGTCGCTTTGTCCATGGCGGCGTTGATCGGAGTTGCCTTCGGCTGCGCACCCAATAAGGCTGAACCGGTTAGAACCGCTTCCATCCCGGACGGTACTGTCGATCCGGCCCAATGGGGCAAGGTATATCCGGAGGAGTATGAACTCTGGAAGAAAACCGGAGAGCCGACGCCGGCGGGCAAGAGCAAGTACAAGAAAGGTAATGACGGGGAGCGTATCGACAAGCTGGACGAGTACCCGTTTCTGGCGCTTCTCTATAACGGCTGGGGCATGGGCATAGAGTACAGCGAGCCGCGGGGGCACCAGAATATGATCCTGGATCAACTGGATGTGGAACCGGCGCGCTACAAGGCCGGCGGCTCCTGCCTTACCTGCAAGACACCTTACGCGCCGGCTCTTCAGCAGAAGATGGGAAAGGACTACTTCTCCAAACCTTACAAGGAGGTCCTGGCCCAGATCCCCAAGGAACACCAGACCCTTGGCGTAGCCTGCATCGATTGCCACAACAACCAGGATATGACGCTTAAAATCTCGCGCGGATTCACCCTCGGCAAGGCCCTTGATTTGATTGGCGCAGATCAGTCAAAGCTGACCCAGCAGGAGAAGCGCACCCTGGTCTGCGCCCAGTGCCATGTCACCTACAGCATCCCCAAGGATGCCGAGATGCATTCAACCGATGTGTTCTTCCCCTGGAAGGGCAGCAAAATGGGCGGCATTACCATCGAGAACATCATCAAGCAGCTTCGCAGCAACCCGCCGAGCGGCGAGTGGACCCAAAGCGTTACCGGCTTCAAGCTGGCATTCATCCGCCACCCGGAATTCGAGCTCTTCTCCAACAACAGTGTCCACTGGCAGGCCGGGGTCGCCTGTTCCGACTGTCACATGCCCTACACCAAGGTTGGCTCCAAAAAAGTATCCGATCACCGGATCATGAGTCCGCTCAAGAACGACCTGAAGGCTTGCCAGCAGTGCCATACCGAGACGCCGGAATGGCTGCGCAATCAGGTATTCGCCATCCAGGACCGCACCATGTCCCAATTCATCCGCACCGGCTACGCCACGGCCACGGTGGCCAAACTGTTCGAAATGGCCAACAAGGCTCAGGCCGGCGGCAAGCAGATCGACAAAGAGCTCTATGCCCAGGCCCGTGACCAATATGAAGAGGCTTTCTACCGGGTGGTATTCATCAGTGCGGAGAACTCCATAGGATTCCATAACCCGACCGAGGCACTGCGGATACTGGGTGATGCAGCCATCCGGGCAGGCAAGGCCGAAGCCCTGTTGCGCCAGGCCCTGGCCAAGGCGGGAGTCAATGTGCCGGTCAAGATTGACCTGGAACTTGCCAAGTACGTGAACAACCGCGGCAGCAAGAAGCTGATGTTCAAGCCGCAGCATGAGATCAAGGACCCGCTGGCGGGGAAATAA
- a CDS encoding DUF6448 family protein codes for MKATRRFVTSIAALALTVGIYSQASAHCDTLDGPVVQDARKALSAGDVTPVLKWVQAKDEKTVKAAFKTALATQGKQQQQAAEHKFFSSLVRIHRAGEGAPFTGLKPAGSVAPVIAQADKSLQDGAPAPLISMVNEAVSKGIQERYDKVAEAYRHKDESVQKGREFVAAYVEYTHYVERLQLDAEGHAAHHGEQKKHAPEKHKH; via the coding sequence ATGAAAGCGACGAGAAGATTTGTTACATCAATTGCAGCCCTCGCACTAACGGTGGGCATTTACTCACAGGCTTCTGCCCATTGCGACACCCTCGATGGCCCGGTGGTGCAGGATGCCCGCAAAGCCCTGAGTGCCGGGGACGTAACGCCAGTGCTGAAATGGGTGCAGGCCAAGGATGAGAAGACCGTGAAGGCCGCCTTCAAAACAGCGCTTGCCACCCAGGGGAAACAGCAGCAACAGGCAGCGGAACATAAATTTTTCAGCTCACTTGTCCGCATCCATCGTGCCGGAGAGGGTGCTCCCTTTACCGGCCTCAAGCCTGCCGGATCCGTTGCGCCGGTAATTGCCCAGGCGGATAAGTCATTGCAGGATGGAGCGCCCGCTCCCCTGATCAGCATGGTCAACGAAGCTGTCAGCAAAGGTATCCAGGAGCGGTACGACAAGGTTGCCGAGGCCTACAGGCACAAGGATGAAAGTGTGCAGAAAGGACGTGAATTCGTGGCTGCCTACGTGGAATACACCCATTACGTCGAGCGCCTACAACTTGATGCGGAAGGACATGCCGCGCACCACGGAGAACAGAAGAAGCATGCCCCGGAGAAGCACAAGCATTGA
- a CDS encoding Hsp70 family protein, with protein sequence MHTTFGIDFGTTNSALSIYRNGTVEVVPVDGANCDLPLMRSVLYFNEDNEIFAGHEAIRQYVGDGAAGRFMQSIKTFLPNSSFDATEIFGKRYTIDDLVAIILRKLKARGEAYVGRAVDAVVLGRPVVFSEDPHKDALAQDRLEKAARKAGFRHIWFQYEPVAAALAFEETLQTGQEKIVFIGDFGGGTSDFSIIRVQGGAFRRTDRRSDVLSLGGVYIAGDKFDSQIMWDKVAHHFGRHARYKTMGKDEWVTVPRSIVHTLCQWHRIPLLRARKTMELIRLIKNNTDSPEAIDNLDNIIGDNYGFFLFQAIEEAKCALSDRNRAVISFAERDLKIEEEIGKDEFETINAANFHSIAACIDEVIARSGLAAAQIDTVFLTGGTSKIPLIRALFIERFGQDKLENRNAFTSVAHGLGTSVPLFAE encoded by the coding sequence ATGCATACAACATTCGGCATCGACTTCGGAACCACGAACTCGGCGCTTTCGATATACCGTAACGGAACGGTCGAGGTCGTTCCCGTAGATGGCGCCAACTGCGACCTGCCGTTGATGCGCTCCGTGCTCTACTTCAACGAGGACAACGAAATTTTCGCCGGTCATGAGGCGATTCGCCAGTACGTCGGCGACGGCGCCGCCGGGCGCTTCATGCAGTCCATCAAAACCTTTCTCCCGAATTCGAGTTTCGATGCCACGGAAATCTTCGGCAAGCGCTACACCATCGACGACCTGGTAGCGATCATACTCAGGAAGCTCAAGGCGCGCGGCGAAGCCTATGTCGGCCGCGCCGTCGACGCCGTGGTTCTGGGCCGGCCGGTCGTGTTTTCCGAGGATCCCCATAAAGATGCCCTCGCGCAGGACCGGCTTGAAAAAGCCGCCAGAAAAGCCGGCTTCAGGCACATCTGGTTTCAGTATGAACCGGTCGCAGCGGCACTGGCGTTCGAGGAGACACTCCAAACCGGGCAGGAGAAAATAGTCTTCATCGGCGACTTCGGCGGCGGCACCTCCGACTTCTCCATCATCCGCGTGCAGGGCGGCGCCTTTCGCCGGACAGACCGCCGCAGCGACGTCCTCTCGCTCGGTGGGGTCTACATCGCGGGTGACAAGTTCGACTCCCAGATCATGTGGGACAAGGTGGCGCACCATTTCGGCCGCCATGCCCGCTATAAAACCATGGGCAAGGACGAGTGGGTCACGGTTCCGCGGAGCATCGTCCACACCCTTTGCCAGTGGCACCGTATCCCGCTGCTGCGCGCCCGCAAGACGATGGAGCTCATCCGCCTGATCAAAAACAATACGGACAGCCCGGAGGCCATCGATAATCTGGACAACATCATCGGCGACAATTACGGTTTCTTCCTTTTTCAGGCCATCGAGGAGGCAAAATGCGCGCTTTCCGACCGGAACCGGGCGGTCATCAGCTTTGCCGAGCGCGATCTGAAAATCGAGGAGGAAATCGGGAAGGACGAGTTCGAAACGATCAATGCCGCGAATTTTCACTCGATCGCGGCCTGCATCGACGAGGTGATCGCGCGGTCGGGACTTGCGGCGGCACAGATAGACACTGTCTTCCTCACCGGAGGGACGTCGAAGATTCCCCTGATCCGGGCGCTGTTCATCGAGCGGTTCGGTCAGGACAAACTGGAAAACCGAAATGCCTTCACCAGTGTCGCACACGGCCTTGGCACCAGCGTTCCGCTGTTTGCCGAATGA
- a CDS encoding ABC transporter ATP-binding protein — protein MALIRIENLKKHYVSGGETVEALRGVDLAIEAGEFVTIMGQSGSGKSTLLSVLGGMNHPTAGTVEMADVKLYELSGERLADFRAENLGFVFQSFHLIQYLTALENVMLPLVITGMKKVEKVQAAREALERVGLAGKADRLPNQLSGGEQERVAIARSIVKKPPILLADEPTGNLDSKTSEDVMALFRRLNDEGQTVVMVTHNPGNCTYADRTIVLRDGLVVDEQGDTVTTRSAA, from the coding sequence GTGGCACTCATAAGAATAGAGAATCTCAAAAAGCATTATGTGAGCGGCGGAGAAACCGTCGAGGCCCTGCGGGGGGTCGATCTCGCCATCGAAGCCGGAGAATTCGTCACCATCATGGGGCAGTCGGGCTCGGGAAAGAGCACGCTTCTGTCGGTGCTCGGCGGCATGAACCACCCAACTGCCGGTACCGTAGAGATGGCCGACGTAAAGCTTTATGAGCTCAGCGGCGAGCGGCTTGCCGATTTTCGGGCTGAGAACCTCGGGTTCGTCTTCCAGTCGTTCCATCTCATCCAGTACCTCACTGCCCTGGAAAATGTCATGCTCCCCCTGGTAATCACCGGGATGAAAAAGGTGGAAAAGGTTCAGGCCGCGCGGGAAGCCCTTGAGCGGGTAGGGCTTGCCGGCAAGGCCGACCGTCTCCCCAACCAGCTTTCGGGCGGCGAGCAGGAACGGGTCGCCATTGCCCGGTCCATCGTCAAGAAGCCGCCGATACTCCTTGCCGACGAGCCCACCGGCAACCTGGACTCGAAGACCAGCGAAGACGTCATGGCACTCTTCCGGCGGCTCAACGACGAGGGGCAGACCGTGGTCATGGTCACCCATAATCCCGGGAACTGCACCTACGCCGACCGGACCATCGTCCTGCGCGACGGACTCGTTGTTGATGAACAAGGAGACACCGTAACTACGCGAAGTGCCGCCTGA
- a CDS encoding ABC transporter permease — MKLRTISINNLRRRKAKMAFLTIGLMVGIATIVTLLTLTASMSSDIGKKMDEFGANILIMPQSNDLSMSYGGISLGRVTFDQREIREADLAKIATIKNNKNILAVSPKVLGGVRLGDRDALLVGVNFDNELKMKQWWRIFGELPKKEGEILLGSSAADTAHLTPGDTVQLGGRSVTVAGVLEQTGSQDDSLVFMPLAGAQKLLGKEGRITLVEVAALCSGCPIGDMVVQIAEKLPEAKVTAIQQVVESRLQTLDHFKRFAFAVAGVVIFIGSLIVFVTMMGSVTERTTEIGVFRAIGFRRNHIIRIILLEAALVSLLAGILGYLAGMGGAKAVLPFMAETRDAALVWDTTVMAGSIALSLIVGMAASLYPALHASRIDPTEALRAL, encoded by the coding sequence ATGAAACTGCGCACCATTTCCATAAACAACCTCAGACGGCGCAAGGCGAAGATGGCCTTCCTTACCATCGGGCTCATGGTGGGGATCGCCACTATCGTTACCTTGCTCACCCTGACCGCCTCCATGTCCAGCGATATCGGCAAAAAAATGGACGAGTTCGGGGCGAATATCCTCATCATGCCCCAGAGCAATGACCTGTCCATGAGCTATGGCGGCATCAGTCTCGGCCGAGTCACCTTCGACCAGCGGGAAATCCGCGAGGCGGACCTGGCAAAGATCGCCACCATCAAGAACAACAAGAACATCCTCGCCGTCTCGCCCAAGGTTCTCGGCGGTGTCCGTCTCGGCGACCGGGACGCGCTCCTGGTGGGGGTCAATTTCGACAACGAGCTGAAGATGAAGCAGTGGTGGAGGATATTTGGGGAACTTCCCAAAAAAGAAGGGGAAATACTCCTCGGAAGCTCTGCTGCCGACACGGCTCATCTGACGCCGGGCGATACCGTTCAGCTTGGGGGGCGCAGCGTCACCGTGGCCGGCGTCCTGGAGCAGACCGGCTCCCAGGACGACTCCCTCGTCTTCATGCCCCTTGCCGGCGCCCAGAAACTTCTCGGCAAAGAGGGGCGGATAACCCTCGTCGAGGTGGCGGCCCTCTGTTCCGGTTGCCCCATCGGCGACATGGTGGTGCAGATCGCCGAAAAGCTCCCCGAAGCAAAGGTGACCGCCATCCAGCAGGTGGTGGAGTCCCGTCTCCAGACCCTCGACCACTTCAAGCGCTTTGCCTTTGCCGTGGCCGGCGTCGTCATCTTCATCGGCTCCCTCATCGTCTTCGTTACCATGATGGGGAGCGTCACCGAGCGAACCACCGAGATCGGCGTCTTCCGGGCCATAGGTTTCCGCAGGAACCACATTATCCGGATCATCCTGCTGGAGGCGGCCCTGGTGAGCCTGCTGGCCGGAATTCTCGGTTACCTGGCAGGAATGGGTGGCGCAAAGGCAGTTTTGCCATTCATGGCGGAAACCAGGGATGCGGCCCTTGTCTGGGATACTACAGTAATGGCCGGCTCAATAGCCCTTTCGCTCATTGTCGGCATGGCGGCGAGCCTTTATCCGGCCCTCCATGCCAGCAGGATAGACCCGACAGAAGCACTCAGGGCTCTGTAA
- a CDS encoding DUF2318 domain-containing protein yields the protein MINPINLDPVKGQVTIGGVNMSGKNAKSFVKYWVAALVAIIAVAGTVAAFTLPGFGKSDTVKATGGVVSIPLSGVSDGKAHFFRFADGGKEISFFLVKAPDGAVKTAFDACDVCFREKKGYTQDGSFMVCKQCNRKFDTNRIGPHSVGGCNPSYLPSKQSGGNVIISVADLKAGARYF from the coding sequence ATGATAAACCCAATAAACCTGGACCCCGTGAAGGGGCAGGTAACCATTGGAGGCGTAAATATGAGCGGTAAAAATGCAAAGAGTTTCGTGAAGTACTGGGTGGCAGCACTGGTCGCAATCATTGCCGTTGCGGGCACCGTGGCGGCGTTCACCCTTCCCGGGTTCGGCAAATCCGACACGGTGAAGGCAACGGGCGGCGTGGTGAGCATCCCCCTCTCCGGCGTGTCGGACGGCAAGGCGCATTTTTTCCGGTTTGCGGATGGAGGGAAGGAGATTTCATTCTTTCTGGTCAAGGCCCCTGACGGAGCGGTCAAGACGGCCTTTGACGCCTGTGACGTCTGCTTCCGGGAGAAAAAAGGGTACACGCAGGACGGCTCCTTCATGGTCTGCAAACAGTGCAACAGGAAGTTCGATACCAACCGGATCGGCCCCCACTCCGTTGGCGGCTGCAACCCTTCGTATCTTCCCAGCAAACAGTCGGGCGGGAACGTGATAATAAGCGTTGCCGATCTCAAGGCGGGCGCCCGGTATTTTTAG
- a CDS encoding heavy-metal-associated domain-containing protein gives MFRTKNIVNMLLILAAVVVVGILAFSVRLEASVNSVAVLRTQGMTCGSCALRIEDALKGAKGVSSVQVNVNDGQVVVGYDSSLVKPEAIAEQVTGSGYGSSIIQVLTPEEYASLTGKNIAAGIRKGGCGKGCCGTK, from the coding sequence GTGTTCAGAACTAAAAATATCGTCAATATGCTGCTGATTCTTGCTGCCGTGGTGGTTGTCGGCATCCTCGCGTTCTCCGTCCGGCTGGAGGCTTCAGTCAATTCGGTGGCGGTTCTGCGTACTCAGGGGATGACCTGCGGCAGTTGCGCGCTGCGGATCGAGGATGCCCTCAAGGGGGCGAAAGGCGTTTCCTCCGTCCAGGTCAACGTGAACGATGGGCAGGTGGTGGTCGGCTACGATTCCAGCCTGGTAAAACCGGAAGCAATTGCCGAGCAGGTGACCGGCAGCGGCTACGGCAGCAGTATTATCCAGGTGCTGACGCCCGAAGAATATGCATCCCTGACCGGCAAGAACATCGCTGCGGGCATCCGGAAGGGCGGTTGCGGCAAAGGGTGCTGCGGCACGAAATGA